The DNA region AGGGATTATTCATTGATCACCACCGGTTTGCCCGTTACCGGGTGCGACACCACACAGACGCGGGTGGCGAACAGGGGGTTGATTACCGCGGCGGTGAGCACCTGTTCGGGCGTGCCCTGGGCGCAGCAGCGGCCGCCGCTCAAGGCGATCAACCGGTCGCTGAAGGCACCCGCCAGGGTCATATCGTGCAAAGTCATCAAGACAGCCACTCCGGTACCGGCCAGGTCGCGCACCGCCTGCATGCACTGCCACTGGTGGCCTATATCCAGGCTGGTGACCGGCTCATCCAATAACAGCAGGCGCTGGCCGGCGTCTTCGGCGCGCCAGATTTGCGCCAGCACCCGCGCCAGGTGGATGCGCTGCTGCTCACCGCCGGATAGCAGGGGGTAGAGCCGCCCGGCCAGGTGGCCCACATCCAGCGCGGCCATGGCCGCGTGGCAAATCTCCTCATCCAGGTGCGCACCCGTGGCATGGGGGGTGCGGCTCATGGCCACCACCTCCAGGCCGGTAAAGGCAAACTCCAGGTGATTGCGCTGGGCCAGTATCGCCATCTGGCGCGCCCGCGCCAGGGGTGCCAGGGCGCCGATTGGCTGGCCGCAGAGCTGTACCTGACCCCGGCTAATGGGCAGGTCGCCGCCAATCGCGCGCAACAGGCTGGATTTGCCCGCGCCGTTGGGGCCGATAATCGACAGTATCTCGCCAGGCGCGACGCTCAGGCTGAGGTTATCCAGCAGTAGCAGGCCATCGACCGCCAGGCTGAGCTGGTCGACATGCAGCACGGCAGGGCTGTTCGGAACCGGGCTCATTGCATCCCCCCGCGCCGCTGGTATAGCAAGTAGATAAAGAAAGGTGCACCCACCAGCGCAGTGACCAGGCCCACGGGCAGTTCGGTGGGGGCCACTGCCACCCGCGCCAGGGTATCGGCCAGCAGCAGCAGGCTGGCGCCGCCCAGGGCACTGAGCGGCAGCAGCAGGCGATGATCCGGCCCCACCCACAGGCGCAGCATATGGGGCACCACCAGGCCGACAAAGGCGATGGAGCCCGCCAGGGCCACCGACAAGCCCACCCCGGCCGCGACCAGCAGGATCAGGCGGGTTTTCAAGCGCTCCACATCTATACCCAGGTGGCGCGCCTGGGATTCCCCCAGCAGCAAGGTATTCAGGGCCAGGGCGAAGCGCGGCATAGACACCAGCAACAGCGCCAGTATCACCAGCATAAGGATGGCACGGGGGTAGTCGGCCGCATCCAGGGCGCCCATGCGCCACAGGCTCATGCGGCGCAGTGCTTCGTTATCGGCAAAAAACTCCATCAGCCCGGTAAAGCTGGCGGCCAGGGCCGAGGCGGCAATACCCATCAACAGCATGGTCGCCACCGAGGTGCCGGACACCGAGGTCGCCACGCGATATACCAGCCATACCGTGATCAGACCACCAGTAAAGGCGCCCAGGGAAACCAGCGACAAACCGGCCAGCATACCGACGCCGGTACTGCCGAGGAAAATAACCAGGCTGGCGCCCACCGAGGCGCCGGCGGTGACACCGATCAGTGAGGGGTCGGCGAGCGGGTTGCGAAACAGGCCCTGCAACCAGGTACCGCACATGGCCAGCACCGCCCCCACGGCCGCCGCCAGCAGGGCGCGCGGCAGGCGCAGGGAGAGGATAATTTCCGCCTTGTAACCGGGCAGGGGCTGGCCCATCAGTGCAGCCACCAGCTCCCGTGTACTGATAGCGCTGGAGCCCAGGGCAACAGCCAGCACAAAGCTCAGCCCCAGTAACAGCGACAGCAGCCACCAGGCCCAGTGCCGCGCGATCCGGCGCGCCAGCGCATTCATGGTGCGGCTCCCGCACTGGCGTACAGCTGTGCCAGCCAATCCGGTTTCAGGTGGGCCTCCAGGGTATCGGCCAGGCGCTCCAGCTCGCGCTCGCGCCGGGTCGCCAGGTCGAAGGGTTGGTTATCCTGTACCGCCAGTCCCGCCCACTCCAGCAACAGCTGCAAAGCCTGGGGATGGTCAAAAATACCGTGCATATAAGTGGCCAGTATCTGCCCGTCGGCACTCACCGCACCTTCCGGATGCCACCCGCATTCCCGCTCAACCCGGAGCAGCGGCTTGTCCAGCGCCGGCCCGGCGGAGATACCGCAATGGATTTCGTAGCCGTTGAACGCAGCGCTGTGCTCGGCCAGGTGTACCTGGCCCTGCCGGTTGTACAGTTGTTTGTGGGGTTTGAGGTGGGTGTGCAGTGCCAGGTAACCAAACCCCGTTTCGCTGCCCGGTTCGGCCTCTATGCCCTCGGGGTCTTCCACCCGCTCACCGAGCATTTGCAGACCGCCGCAGATACCCATGAGTTTGCCGCCATAGCGCAGGTGGCGGTCGAGCATGGTGTGCCAATCGTGCTGTTTTAACAGGGCCAGGTCAGCGCGCACATTTTTACTGCCGGGCAGTATCACCAGGTCGCAGGGGGGCAGGGGTTCGCGCACGGAGACAAAGTGCAGGTTAACGGCCGGGTGCAAACGCAGGGCGTCAAAATCGGTGTGGTTGCTGATGCGCGGCAATACCGGCACCACAATATTCAGCGCGGCCTGTGCCGGCGGTGGTTGCCGGCTGATGGCATCCTCCGCATCCAGGTGGAAATCGGGCAGATAGGGCACCACGCCCAGCACCGGTTTGCCGGTGCGTGCCTCCAGCCAGTCCAGGCCCGGCTGCAACAAGGCAATATCGCCGCGAAAGCGGTTGATCACAAAACCGATAACCCGCGCCTGCTCGCTCTCGCTTAATAAATCCAGGGTGCCGACCAGGTGCGCAAAGACACCGCCGCGATCAATATCGGCAATCAATATCACCGGGCAATCGGCAGCTTCGGCAAAGCCCATATTGGCGATGTCGTTGGCGCGCAGGTTAATTTCCGCCGGGCTGCCGGCGCCCTCCACCAGCACAAAGCCGTAGTGCGCTTGCAGGCGCGCGAAGGATTCAAATACCGCTTGCCGGGCCGTGTTTTTGTAGTGGTGGTAATCCAGTGCCTGCATAGTGCCGATGGCCTTGCCCTGGATAATCACCTGGGCGCCGGTATCAGACGCCGGTTTGAGCAATACCGGGTTCATATCGGTATGGGGTTGCAGGCCGCAGGCCTGGGCTTGCAATGCCTGGGCGCGGCCAATTTCGCCGCCATCGCAGGTAACAGCGCTGTTGAGCGCCATGTTTTGCGGTTTGAAGGGCGCCAGGCACGCGCCGCGCCGGTACAGCAGGCGCGCAAGACCGGCCACCAGGGTACTTTTACCGGCATCGGAGGTAGTGCCCTGCACCATCAGGCATCTGGCCTGTGGAATCTGGCGGCTGGTTGCTGAACCCGCCATGCCTAGTAGTCGACGCCCTGGCGCGCCTTGATGCCCGCCTTAAAGGCGTGCTTGAGGTCTTTGACTTCCGACACGGTATCCATCAGCTCCTGCAGTGCAGTGCCGCCACCGCGGCCGGTCACAATCACACTCTGCTCCGATGGTCGCTGGGCGATCGCCTGGAGCACGCGCGCTTCATCGAGGTACTGGTAGCCGAGCATATAGGTGAGTTCGTCCAGCACCACCAGGTCGTAGCCGGGGTCGGCGAGCATCCTGCTGGCGTGTTGCCAGGTGGCTTCGGCGGCGGCGATGTCGGCACTGCGATCCTGGGTATTCCAGGTAAAGCCGGTGCCCATCTGGTGCAGTTCAACCTGTGGACACTGGTTTTTCAGGTACAGCTCTTCACCGGACAGCTGGGCGCCCTTGATAAATTGCACCACGCCTACCTTCTGGCCATAACCCAGGGCGCGCAGCACCATGCCAAAGGCCGAGCTGGATTTGCCCTTGCCGTTACCGGTCAGCAACACCGCCACACCGCGCTCAGTACTGGCAGCGGCAATGCTGGCATCCACCTTGGCTTTTTGCTTTTGCATGGCTTTCTTGTGGCGCTCGGCTTTGTGGTCACCCTGTGGATCTGTGCCTTGTTCGCTGTCGTGAAGTTGCTCGCTCATAAAAACCCTTAAAAAAATAAAGCGCGCCCCGGGTATGGGGCGCGCCTGCCGGCAGGTTAACCTGTGCCTTAAAAGGTGATTTTCACCCCGGCATAGGCCGCTGCACCAGCAGTGTTGTAGTTGACGATTTCCACGTAGTCCTTATCGGTGAGGTTTTCACCGCGCAGATAGAACGCCAGCATGGGCGTTACCTGGTAATTAACGCTGGCATCCAGTACCTGGTAATTATCCAGGTCGGCGCCGGTGGTCTCCTTGGCGTCCGCAGAATGGCGCAGGTTAACCGCCAGTTGCAAGGCATCGCTCGCCGCGTAGGTAAAGCCCAGGTTGGCCAGTTGCCTGGGCACCCTTGGGCGCGCTGAACCTGTCGCTGTTTTGGTATCTGTGTAGGTGTAATTGAGGTTGATGATCCACTGGTCTGCCAACGGCATATTGGCGATCAGCTCAATACCCTCCGAACGGTTCTCGCCATCGCCCTGGATATAGCCTGTCCAACCCACCGAATCGTATGCAATTTCGCGCTCAATAGTCTGCTTGAACAATACGGCCTCCAAATGCAGGCCGTTGCTGCCGAAGTATTCCACCCCCACGTCCACACCTTCACTTTCCTCTGGCGTGAGGGGGGCCAAAACATACCCGTAGGATGCCGTTTGCTGTTGGTTGTAGTCGATCTCAAACAAGCTGGGTGCACGGAAACCGGTACCGTAGGTGGCTTTGAACTTTAGCTCACCGGCATCGAGTGCCTGCACATAGGCCGCACTGGTGCGGTAGGTATCGTAGCGCCCAAAGTCATCGTTATCGTCGCTGCGCCCGCCGGCGGTAAAAAATACGCGATCGGCATAGCGGCCCTGGTATTCCAGGTACACCGCATCCTGGTCGCGCTCCATCTCGCGCACACTGTCACTGCGCCGCTCAAGGCCATAGGCCAGGGTATGGGCTTCACTCAAGTAGGCGCGCCCCAGCCATTCCAGTTTTTCAATGCTGCCCTCGGTATCGTAGTCATTGACACCGGCAGCAAAGCTCTGGCGGCTGATGTCGGATTTGGAATAGGCCAGGCTGTTATCCAGGCGACCCAGGCGATGGCTCAGGGACAGGCGACCGGCATCCTGCTCGAAGGTGCTGGTGCAATCGTCTATTGCCGGCCAGCCGCAGCGATCATATTGCGCGCTGGCATCGGTATTGCGCGCAACTGCTTCTACGCGCAGGTTTTCGGTCAGGTTGGCCCCCAGGCGCGCGTGCAGGGTGGTGTTGTCGTAACCGTCATTATCCTTGAGCAGCGTATCTTGCTTGCTGGTGTTAAAGCCTTCGGTTTCGGCACGCGCTACCGAGACAAAATAATCCAGCTTATCGCTGGCGCCGCTGGTGTTGAGTGACCCGCGCTGGGAGTTGTAACGCCCGGCCTCGCCGCTGAGGACGGTTTTATTGCCCTGTTCCGCCTGGCGCGTGCTGATGTTAAGTACACCGCCGGCATCGGCCCCGTACATCAACCCTTGCGGGCCGCGCAGCAATTCCACGCGACCGACATCGCTGCTCAAAATATGCTGGATTTGCGCCCCCGACTGGGTGCCGGTCGGATCGCTGACATCCACGCCATCAATTTGCACCAGGGTGCGATAACCGGCTTCGCCGCGCACGCGCAGGGTGGTGGTTTTCCCCATACCGCCGGAGTTGCTGACAGATACCGAGGGCAGGGTGCGCAGGGCATCAACCAGGGCGGTGTAGCCGAGTTTTTCGATTTGGGCTTCTTCCAGCACAGCAACCGAGGTCGCCACTTCACGCAGCGGCGTTTCCTGGCGTGAACTGACCACCACCACGGTTTCCAGGCTGGGGACTAATGGATTGGCAGGCTTGTCTTGCGCCGCGACCTGGGCGCAGGCGAGGCTCAGGGCCGTCGCGGTAAAAATGGCATGTTTCAAGGTTCAACCCCTAAGTGAATGTACGCTTGGGATCGAGGGAGGAAATAGCAAGGCGGCGCCCACAGAATGCAAAAAAGCAGATCCATGAATGCAGATCTATGCCAGATGGTAGCCCTCCGCTCCATCGCGATGACAGATGCAGGGCCGGTATCGGGCTCACAGACTCAGGGTCTGTTGACCGTTGCGGGGGCAGCGCCAATTAAGGACTTCCCGTTTAACCTGCTCAGCACAGACTCGTCATTGCTCTGGCAGCAGGCACCACACATCAAGCCGCGCAATCTACGTGCGGGGTTGGGCTTTGTCAAATCAGGCGCCGTGGCGATTACAGGCAATCGGTATCCATCCGGACGCGGTGTTTGGTATGAATTGAAGTAAGCGCTTCAAGTGACCTCAGGGCCAACGACAAGGGCCCGAGACCGGCTATCCCCGTCGCGCCGCCCAGAATGGCGCTTGCGCAAAACGCTCCGGCCCCCGGTATGTCAGGCGCCGTTTGGCCAGGTAGTGGGAGGCCACAGCGAGGAGTTCTTGCTGGAAGGCCGCCAGGGCATCTGCACGGTACCAGCAACCGGCATGGATGGCCGCCGCCGCGCTTTCAGCCGAGGCCAGGGCGTGGAACAGGCCTTGGGATGAGATAGGGTCGAAGGTGATGGCTGCATCGCCGATAGCGAGGAAACCCGGGCCGGCAGCATCCAGGTTGGCGAGGTCCAGCACCGCCGTTCCCGCCGGGCGCACATGCACATCGGCCGCTTTCCGCTGGGTTAATACCTCCGCCAGGAGCGGGTGTCGGCGCGCCCGCGCCAGAAAGGTGTCCGGTTGCTGCAAGGCCTGCCGCCCGCGGTGTTTGGCATCCAGGTGATAGGCCAGCACGCGGTAGCCATTGGCCAGCCTGACGCAATACCACCAGCCATCCTGGTCGGCCAGGATACGCATCGTTGTGTCTTCATCCGCTGCGTGCCCCGGCAGGAAACTGTGCAGGCACAACTGTGCATCCTGCTTGCTGTGGGACAACCCCAGGCGGCGCGCCAGGTATGCCGCGCGGCCACTGGCATCGACAATCACCGGCGCCAGGTGCCGAACCTGGCTGCCTTCCGGCACCAGCGTCCAGTACGCGGATTGCCGCGCCACCTGGAAATCCGCGCAGCCGTAATCAATGCTGGCGCCGCAGCGACGGGCGGCGTACAGCAGGAGCTGCTCAAATCCGCGCCGGTCAAGCAGCCAGCCAGGGCCGGCAGGGTCGCGCAGGCTATCGCGCCAGACCGGTTCATCCCGGTCCCAGATGGCGATGGTGGCGCCCCGCTCCAGGTGGTTTCCGGACTGGAACGCCTCCCATATCCCCAGGCGCTGCAATAGCACCCCGGCCGCACCCGGCAGCGACTCGCCAATGCGCAACCCATCGGCCGCCTGCGCCTGGCGCTCCAGCAGTAACACCCGCTTTGGCGCCAGGCGGGTAGCCAGGGCCAGCCCCGCCGGGCCGGCGCCCAGGATGATCACATCCCACTCACGCGCTTGCATATCAGGGCTTGCGCTGCATGAACAGCGCGCGCTGGGCTTTGCGCGCCAGGGCCTGTTCGGTCGCATCCTGCTCCTTGCCGCCCCGGTCTTCCACTTGCATGAGCGGCGGGAAATCCGGGTCGTTTTCGATGCCGGGCCGAACCTCCACAATTCCCATCTCGGGAAAGCGGTGGATCATATTGGCCAGTTGCTGGTCGTGGGGCCCCAGGGTGCGGTTCCAATCCGAGCGCTTGTTAAAGGCGGCCAGGCGCTGGCTGCGCTCAAGCGAGGTATCCATCACCTGCGCATAACTCTCCTCGCTCAGCACCTGGTTGGGTACCCGCGCCGGCCAGAAGGTGGGCAGGTAAGGATCGTATTGCGCGTCGTAACCGGAGCGGCAACTGGCGGTATCCGTCTGCCAGGGCACCGCCATCCAGCGGGTGATAGCGCCGGGGAACTGGGCGTAGAGCGGACCGTTGTAGGACAGGGCCTCAGCCGGGGTCAGGGTGGTGCCATAGTCAGGTTCCGGATCATCGGCCGGGCGATGGCGCCAGCGGTAGGGCTCCATGTACATGGTGGCATGGCGCACGGGCCAGGTCATTTCACAACCGGGGTGGAAGGCATCGGCCAGGCAAAACTCCAGCGCCGCCTTATCCAGGCTCGCGGGCTGCTCTTCCAGCGGAACCTCATCGAGTGAACCGGGGGGCACATAGGCGGGATCGTAATCGGCGACAAACTGCCCCTTGGCCCAATAGTCCAACAGCGCCAGTTGGGTATTGGTCAGGTAATTCATCGCATTGGTCACCGCCGGCATGGGGATGTCCATGGCATCACCGTAGACCCAGGGCCAGGGTTTCATGGACACATCCCCTGCAGCCGGGTTGCGAAATGCATTGGCTAGCGTCCGACGCAACTCGGCATAGGTGTCACCGGCCATGGACAGCTTGTGTAAATACTCGGGTGCCAGGAAATGCTGGGGCATGCCATAACCGAACCCGGCGGCAAATCCGGCATTCATCCACTGCAAATCGCACATGGCCTTGAGGATGGGGTAGATATCATCGCGGAATGACGGGCAGGTAGGGGCTGGCAACTGGCCCGCGGTAATGGCCAGATCGGTCATCAGGGCATACATGGTGCGCACGGACTTTTGCTGGGGCCCGTAATTGGGCGGTGCCACCACGATCCACGCGGGAGCCACCTCCAGTGGCTGGCCATCCAGGATGACCCGGGCGGTGACGGGACCATCGCTGGTGTCATCGTACCAGCCATCATTGTTAGCAAAGGTGGTCGGCGGCTTGTTATCGATAGAGGCCGATTTACCCAGGCCGCCAAATACCCGCAGGCGCCCCTTGGCATCGGTGCGCAGCTCACCCAGGGGTACCTCGGTATCCATAAATGTCCCGCCGCTGAAATGGTAGTCGGGCCCCTGGGCAGCGGGTGTTGCAATAGTCCTGGCACCGGGGGTGATGGACAAGCGCTGGCGCTCGACCTTGACGTTCGCATTGCGCCTTGTTGATGGCGTGGCCGTCGCCGCTTCGGGAATATCCAGCGCCAGTTCAAAGTTGTACCAGCCGGCCTTGTGATTGGCGACCTCAACTGTCCATTCGATATGGGTGGCACTATCCATCACCAGCTCACGCACCACCTGCCCCCTGGCGTTGTAACCATAGAGGCGGAACTCCGCCACTTCGCGTTTAAGTGCACCGGTGGAATCGCGATAAAAACCCGGCGGCTGAGGATAGGGATCGGGCACCTGCGGGCCGATATAAAAACCTTCTTCTTTCTTGGAATTCCCTACCCGGGCAATACCAATTGCAGGGTGGATCTTGGCGTACACAATATGGTTATCTGTTTGTTCTGTTGCAGTCATTGGTGTCTTTCCTTTTGTACCAGCGATAAAGAAAAAACGGATTCCCGTAGTTGTATTACAGGAATCCGTCATGGCCTATTTGGCAGCGGGTGACGTCGCAAAACTAAAAATAAAACTGTAATCCGTTGCGTAAGCCTTACCGCCCAGCTGTGCCCTGGCATCGCGCGCGACACTGGCATAGGCATGGCAGGACAAACAGTTAAAACCCTGTGCGTAGGTTTCCAGCATGGTATTGGCAACCGGCACGGTATTGAGCGATGGCGTTTCACCGCTGATCGATAAGGGCGTCAGCGGCGGATTGCCCGGTGGTGCATTGTCATTCACCGCCGCCGATGACCAGAGCACATTCACCAGCTGGTAATGGGTATACACCGAATCGGCATTGCTGCTGGCAATCAGTTGTTGTACTGCGCGGTTGAGCGAGGCCACGTGGTTATCGGTGGAATCCTTGATCGCAAAATCGCGGCTCACCTGGATGGGATAGGCCGGACAGTTGCCGCTAGTATCCAGATAATACGCGGGCGATACATTCACGTGGCAGGAGGTTTGGGTAACCGATGTGCCATTTTCAACCTTGGCCTTGCAACCCGCCGGCACCGGTTTGACCGTGCAGCTGTTGCTATAGAAGGTGTAATCGCCATCCACCGTGCCATCACTTTTAATACTGGCAGTATCCGGCGCATTGTCCTTGTGCTCAAACGTGGCCCAGATCCACTGCGGTTGCGATGCGGTCTTGCGGATAATGTGCATGCCCACTAACGCAATCGTGCTCGCGTGGCAATCCTTGGAAACCGGATCGTAAATCACACTGGTACTGAGCTTGTAATTTTTCCACTTGGGATTTTGTGGATCGCTCACGCTCAGCCAGGCCGCTTTAATCTCCAACCCACCCAGCACCTTGTCGTGGCCCAGGGGCATGGCAATATTCTTGTTCTGCTGGATATGGGCAGCCTGGGTATTGGCGTTATACAAACCATTATTATTGATGTAATCGTACTCGTCCTTGCCAATCAGGATTTCGTAATACACCAGGTTGCCACTCTTATCCGCCAGCCAATTGGGATTGTTGCCGGGAAATGCCTGCGAGGCCTCCTTACTCATATTAAAACTGCCCGGCATGCGGCTCGCCTGCATAACGCGCAAGCCCAGTGTCTGGGATATTTTTTGACAGCTGGATGGCACATCGGGCGTATGTCCCCAGGGCAGGGGTGGTTGGGCGTTTGCACGAAATACACTCTTGCTATTGGCATAGGTTTCCCACACCGAGGTTTGGTGCAAACCCGGCTCACCAAACACAGACGCAGACGCCGTCTTATCCGGCTCACCCGGATGGCTGGCATCGACCGGCCAGTTCAGGCCAATAAACGTTTGCCAGGCAAAACAATTCACACCATCTTGCGAAGTGATGGGTGTATCCCCCGGTGTGTTGTAATTAACCGCCGGTTTATTCAGGCAGGGAAAGCTGATTGGCGCACTGCTGCTGGACACCGTGCTCACGGCGGGAGCGTCAACCGCTGCGGATGACTCCTGTACCGGTTGCTGGCAGGCAGCCACCAGCAAACCGGTGGTAACCCCTATCAGTAATGTATGCTTCATGGATTAGTTTCCTTTTGCAGTCACAAACAACACACCCGGCAACGGCAAGGGCATATCACATGCGGGGTTGCGCACCGTCACACCTTTAAAGCCGGGACTTACCCCCGGCGCGACACTGATGCTGATAATGTAATTAAACAGTCCATCACCACCGGCGCTTTTTCCCGCCGGTGTCCCATCAGCAGTCTCTATGGCCGTTACTGTCACACTGATGCCCGGCTCGCTATTGCCCTGTGCATCCCAGAATGCAATTTGCGCCTCCTGGAAATTGTCATTGGCGTAACTGACCTGCAAAGCCATATTGGTGAGTGTTTGACCCTGGGCAATTTGTACCGGCAATTGCACAAACGGGGGAAAGGGGTTCACTGCCTGCATGGCCAGCAATACCGGGTTTGCCAACAGCATGCTCACCTGGCCGTTGGTATTACCGGTTTTATCAGTCACCGGTGGTAAAAATGCTTGCGAAGGTTCACCTGTAGCGGGGGCAATCGCTGTTCCCGCCAGGCATACATGGAATGTTTCTGCAATTTGACCCGCATAGAGAATCGGCACAGGCACCTGGGAACTGCCGGGCACGGCGTTGCCAATCAAAATATCACTGACGGTATAACCCAGTTCTTCCGGTACTGAAAATTCCGCATGCAATATCTGGTCGTAAGTCGTACCTGCCTGTTGGGCGGTGCGACCGCGAATGACCTTATAGAATTGGCCGGCATCCTTACCATCGGGTGTCTTATAGCTGCTGAAATCCGGGCGCTGCAAATACAAACCCACCGGGTTGGTTAAGGTGATTTTCACACCCAGGTTTTTCACCAACTGGTTTGCCTGCAAACCGATATGCGGATCACTGTTGCGATAAGCGCGTCCATAGGCACCGGCGCATACCATACGCTGCATGTTGTACTGGTCCGGCGGCAAATCGCGCAACAGGGTTGCCTGTGCCGCCAACATAATTTCCGCACCGATGGTGTTCGGTGGGCTGGTGAGATGCACAGCACCGCCATAGGTTTCTGTCGCCACCGTACCGGAATTCCATTTATTCAAGGGGTTATAGGCAGGGCGCCCTGTTGTCGGATCGATAACAAATCCCTTGCCATCGGCTGATGGCAATTGCAAATCCTCCAGCACCACATTCGGGCTCACCAATTGCTGGTAAAGCGCCAATACTTTTTCCGGTGAAACCTGCCACAGGGTAAACCAGTACTCCGGATTCTCGCAGGTAAACGC from Cellvibrio japonicus Ueda107 includes:
- the cobO gene encoding cob(I)yrinic acid a,c-diamide adenosyltransferase; protein product: MSEQLHDSEQGTDPQGDHKAERHKKAMQKQKAKVDASIAAASTERGVAVLLTGNGKGKSSSAFGMVLRALGYGQKVGVVQFIKGAQLSGEELYLKNQCPQVELHQMGTGFTWNTQDRSADIAAAEATWQHASRMLADPGYDLVVLDELTYMLGYQYLDEARVLQAIAQRPSEQSVIVTGRGGGTALQELMDTVSEVKDLKHAFKAGIKARQGVDY
- a CDS encoding FecCD family ABC transporter permease — protein: MNALARRIARHWAWWLLSLLLGLSFVLAVALGSSAISTRELVAALMGQPLPGYKAEIILSLRLPRALLAAAVGAVLAMCGTWLQGLFRNPLADPSLIGVTAGASVGASLVIFLGSTGVGMLAGLSLVSLGAFTGGLITVWLVYRVATSVSGTSVATMLLMGIAASALAASFTGLMEFFADNEALRRMSLWRMGALDAADYPRAILMLVILALLLVSMPRFALALNTLLLGESQARHLGIDVERLKTRLILLVAAGVGLSVALAGSIAFVGLVVPHMLRLWVGPDHRLLLPLSALGGASLLLLADTLARVAVAPTELPVGLVTALVGAPFFIYLLYQRRGGMQ
- a CDS encoding NAD(P)/FAD-dependent oxidoreductase codes for the protein MQAREWDVIILGAGPAGLALATRLAPKRVLLLERQAQAADGLRIGESLPGAAGVLLQRLGIWEAFQSGNHLERGATIAIWDRDEPVWRDSLRDPAGPGWLLDRRGFEQLLLYAARRCGASIDYGCADFQVARQSAYWTLVPEGSQVRHLAPVIVDASGRAAYLARRLGLSHSKQDAQLCLHSFLPGHAADEDTTMRILADQDGWWYCVRLANGYRVLAYHLDAKHRGRQALQQPDTFLARARRHPLLAEVLTQRKAADVHVRPAGTAVLDLANLDAAGPGFLAIGDAAITFDPISSQGLFHALASAESAAAAIHAGCWYRADALAAFQQELLAVASHYLAKRRLTYRGPERFAQAPFWAARRG
- a CDS encoding LodA/GoxA family CTQ-dependent oxidase; its protein translation is MTATEQTDNHIVYAKIHPAIGIARVGNSKKEEGFYIGPQVPDPYPQPPGFYRDSTGALKREVAEFRLYGYNARGQVVRELVMDSATHIEWTVEVANHKAGWYNFELALDIPEAATATPSTRRNANVKVERQRLSITPGARTIATPAAQGPDYHFSGGTFMDTEVPLGELRTDAKGRLRVFGGLGKSASIDNKPPTTFANNDGWYDDTSDGPVTARVILDGQPLEVAPAWIVVAPPNYGPQQKSVRTMYALMTDLAITAGQLPAPTCPSFRDDIYPILKAMCDLQWMNAGFAAGFGYGMPQHFLAPEYLHKLSMAGDTYAELRRTLANAFRNPAAGDVSMKPWPWVYGDAMDIPMPAVTNAMNYLTNTQLALLDYWAKGQFVADYDPAYVPPGSLDEVPLEEQPASLDKAALEFCLADAFHPGCEMTWPVRHATMYMEPYRWRHRPADDPEPDYGTTLTPAEALSYNGPLYAQFPGAITRWMAVPWQTDTASCRSGYDAQYDPYLPTFWPARVPNQVLSEESYAQVMDTSLERSQRLAAFNKRSDWNRTLGPHDQQLANMIHRFPEMGIVEVRPGIENDPDFPPLMQVEDRGGKEQDATEQALARKAQRALFMQRKP
- a CDS encoding cobyric acid synthase, whose protein sequence is MAGSATSRQIPQARCLMVQGTTSDAGKSTLVAGLARLLYRRGACLAPFKPQNMALNSAVTCDGGEIGRAQALQAQACGLQPHTDMNPVLLKPASDTGAQVIIQGKAIGTMQALDYHHYKNTARQAVFESFARLQAHYGFVLVEGAGSPAEINLRANDIANMGFAEAADCPVILIADIDRGGVFAHLVGTLDLLSESEQARVIGFVINRFRGDIALLQPGLDWLEARTGKPVLGVVPYLPDFHLDAEDAISRQPPPAQAALNIVVPVLPRISNHTDFDALRLHPAVNLHFVSVREPLPPCDLVILPGSKNVRADLALLKQHDWHTMLDRHLRYGGKLMGICGGLQMLGERVEDPEGIEAEPGSETGFGYLALHTHLKPHKQLYNRQGQVHLAEHSAAFNGYEIHCGISAGPALDKPLLRVERECGWHPEGAVSADGQILATYMHGIFDHPQALQLLLEWAGLAVQDNQPFDLATRRERELERLADTLEAHLKPDWLAQLYASAGAAP
- a CDS encoding heme ABC transporter ATP-binding protein, translating into MSPVPNSPAVLHVDQLSLAVDGLLLLDNLSLSVAPGEILSIIGPNGAGKSSLLRAIGGDLPISRGQVQLCGQPIGALAPLARARQMAILAQRNHLEFAFTGLEVVAMSRTPHATGAHLDEEICHAAMAALDVGHLAGRLYPLLSGGEQQRIHLARVLAQIWRAEDAGQRLLLLDEPVTSLDIGHQWQCMQAVRDLAGTGVAVLMTLHDMTLAGAFSDRLIALSGGRCCAQGTPEQVLTAAVINPLFATRVCVVSHPVTGKPVVINE
- a CDS encoding TonB-dependent receptor plug domain-containing protein, translating into MKHAIFTATALSLACAQVAAQDKPANPLVPSLETVVVVSSRQETPLREVATSVAVLEEAQIEKLGYTALVDALRTLPSVSVSNSGGMGKTTTLRVRGEAGYRTLVQIDGVDVSDPTGTQSGAQIQHILSSDVGRVELLRGPQGLMYGADAGGVLNISTRQAEQGNKTVLSGEAGRYNSQRGSLNTSGASDKLDYFVSVARAETEGFNTSKQDTLLKDNDGYDNTTLHARLGANLTENLRVEAVARNTDASAQYDRCGWPAIDDCTSTFEQDAGRLSLSHRLGRLDNSLAYSKSDISRQSFAAGVNDYDTEGSIEKLEWLGRAYLSEAHTLAYGLERRSDSVREMERDQDAVYLEYQGRYADRVFFTAGGRSDDNDDFGRYDTYRTSAAYVQALDAGELKFKATYGTGFRAPSLFEIDYNQQQTASYGYVLAPLTPEESEGVDVGVEYFGSNGLHLEAVLFKQTIEREIAYDSVGWTGYIQGDGENRSEGIELIANMPLADQWIINLNYTYTDTKTATGSARPRVPRQLANLGFTYAASDALQLAVNLRHSADAKETTGADLDNYQVLDASVNYQVTPMLAFYLRGENLTDKDYVEIVNYNTAGAAAYAGVKITF